A genomic window from Actinomycetaceae bacterium MB13-C1-2 includes:
- a CDS encoding nucleoside triphosphate pyrophosphatase — MTEPKERPRPRLILASKSPARRATLLAAGVDPIVRVSGVDEEAVVAELQSARDGEASPAEIVCAQAAAKALEVAGDFVGELNDANGNTAETCALSQVNGSTAAAGDICRMGNSPTEASNIYPPNPDAAEVSEIYLVIGCDSMLEIGGRMVGKPLTPEVARERIREMRGTDGTLWTGHSLVPIRAVNGEWVVDSPLTQAASTTVHFGQITDPEIDAYVATGEPLEVAGSFTIDALGGPFVEGVTGDPHAVVGISLPLLKKLTDKAGVFWPDFWTND; from the coding sequence GTGACTGAGCCGAAGGAGCGGCCTCGCCCCCGGTTGATTCTGGCTTCGAAATCGCCCGCGCGTAGGGCAACTCTGTTGGCTGCGGGAGTGGATCCGATAGTGCGAGTATCGGGGGTTGACGAGGAGGCGGTAGTCGCTGAGCTTCAAAGCGCGCGGGACGGTGAAGCAAGCCCGGCAGAGATCGTGTGCGCGCAAGCCGCAGCCAAGGCTCTTGAGGTGGCGGGCGACTTTGTTGGCGAGCTAAACGACGCGAACGGCAACACGGCTGAGACTTGCGCTCTCAGTCAGGTGAATGGTTCCACTGCCGCGGCAGGTGATATCTGCCGAATGGGCAACTCTCCTACCGAAGCCAGCAACATATACCCACCGAATCCAGATGCCGCCGAGGTCAGCGAGATCTACCTGGTGATTGGGTGTGATTCGATGCTTGAGATAGGCGGCCGCATGGTTGGGAAACCGCTGACTCCCGAGGTAGCTCGCGAACGTATCCGCGAGATGCGGGGAACCGATGGAACTTTGTGGACCGGGCATTCCCTCGTCCCCATCAGAGCGGTCAATGGAGAGTGGGTGGTGGACTCTCCCCTGACGCAGGCTGCGTCGACCACAGTTCACTTTGGGCAGATTACGGACCCAGAAATAGACGCATACGTCGCAACGGGAGAGCCATTGGAGGTGGCAGGTTCGTTTACGATCGACGCCCTCGGCGGCCCGTTCGTGGAAGGGGTGACCGGCGACCCTCACGCGGTTGTCGGCATCTCGCTTCCGCTACTGAAAAAGCTGACGGACAAGGCCGGAGTTTTCTGGCCCGATTTCTGGACGAATGACTGA
- a CDS encoding DapH/DapD/GlmU-related protein, translated as MDDMTAWGIGLATVTESGRTLDVWYPQPHLGDKPKEGDPAMLERLSALERRDDARAVHTSVVQCVSDLRDQPASTADAYLRLHLLSHRLVRPGTVNLDGIRSRLPIVAWTSAGPCAVEDFEDTRYRLRAAYGHPVTLTGVDKFPAMVNYVVPTDVRIASAARVRLGAYLAPGTIVMHAGFVNYNAGAVGAATIEGRLAQGVTVGANSHVGGGASTMGRVAGAADQKVRIGERCVLGSNSGLGIPLGDDCVVEAGLFITANTKVSLMPGGGVVPGNRGSFIDPWMIDASRLSGASNVLFRRNSITGHVEALGRGGKSILLPSGTTL; from the coding sequence ATGGATGACATGACGGCGTGGGGCATTGGACTGGCGACAGTAACAGAGAGCGGACGGACCCTCGATGTCTGGTATCCGCAGCCTCACTTGGGTGACAAACCCAAGGAAGGCGACCCGGCCATGCTCGAACGCCTAAGTGCTCTAGAGCGCAGAGATGACGCTAGGGCTGTTCACACCTCTGTGGTTCAATGTGTCTCTGACCTAAGGGATCAACCCGCGTCCACGGCAGACGCCTACCTACGTCTGCACCTGCTCTCACATCGTCTGGTTCGACCGGGCACCGTAAATCTAGACGGGATCCGCTCGCGGCTACCGATAGTCGCGTGGACCTCGGCTGGCCCGTGCGCGGTCGAGGATTTTGAGGACACCCGTTACCGGCTTCGTGCCGCGTATGGTCACCCGGTAACTCTTACCGGCGTCGACAAGTTTCCGGCGATGGTCAACTACGTGGTGCCGACGGATGTTCGTATTGCTTCGGCTGCTCGCGTTCGGCTCGGGGCGTACCTGGCTCCGGGAACTATCGTGATGCACGCCGGCTTCGTGAACTACAACGCCGGCGCAGTCGGAGCTGCCACCATTGAGGGACGCCTAGCTCAGGGTGTCACGGTGGGTGCGAATTCCCACGTGGGCGGGGGCGCCTCCACGATGGGACGCGTGGCAGGGGCCGCCGACCAGAAAGTTCGGATCGGTGAGAGGTGTGTACTTGGGTCCAACTCTGGACTGGGAATCCCACTGGGAGACGACTGCGTGGTCGAAGCGGGTCTATTCATTACCGCGAACACCAAAGTTTCCCTGATGCCGGGTGGCGGTGTGGTCCCCGGCAACCGAGGGTCATTTATCGATCCGTGGATGATTGACGCTTCGAGGCTTTCTGGAGCATCGAACGTGCTGTTCCGACGAAACTCGATCACCGGGCACGTTGAGGCGCTTGGTAGGGGCGGTAAATCAATCCTGTTACCGAGTGGAACTACCCTCTAG
- a CDS encoding citrate synthase — protein sequence MADTEAQTKETTTEQAKPTRPDGVFEVGETEVPMPRVPASVGSDGLNIGKVLASTGDVTLDYGFGNTAACTSEVTYIDGGAGILRYRGYPIEQLARNSSFLEVAWLLIYGELPTASQLESFIRRIQAHRLLHEDFKAFFTAFPADGHPMAILQAGVAGLATYYENTLDPHDPDQLDEALVLLIAKMPTMISYIQKRAAGLPLLYPDSQRGYTEDFIRMTFGMPYQSYDIDPSLVRALDMLLILHADHEQNCSTSTVRLVGSSDANLYASVASGVGALSGPLHGGANEAVLKMLNQIAQSGASVQDYVDKVKNKEEGVRLMGFGHRVYKSYDPRAALVKESAHDVLSRLGKRDQKLDIAMELEDIALHDDYFIERKLYPNVDFYTGLIYSAMGFPNKMFTPLFALGRLPGWIAQYREMIEDPNTRIGRPRQVYQGAVERDYTPLRARSRRVE from the coding sequence ATGGCAGACACCGAGGCTCAGACCAAAGAGACCACCACTGAACAGGCCAAACCGACGAGACCGGATGGCGTGTTCGAGGTTGGCGAGACCGAGGTTCCGATGCCCCGCGTCCCCGCCTCGGTTGGCTCGGACGGTCTAAACATTGGAAAGGTTCTCGCCTCAACCGGTGACGTCACACTCGACTACGGCTTCGGCAACACTGCCGCCTGCACTTCCGAGGTAACGTACATTGACGGCGGCGCAGGCATTCTCCGCTACCGTGGCTATCCAATCGAGCAGTTGGCCCGCAACTCTTCTTTCCTTGAGGTCGCTTGGCTACTGATTTACGGTGAGCTTCCCACGGCTTCTCAGCTTGAGTCTTTCATCCGTCGCATCCAAGCCCACCGTCTGCTACACGAGGATTTCAAGGCCTTCTTCACGGCTTTCCCCGCCGACGGGCACCCCATGGCAATCCTCCAAGCGGGTGTGGCTGGACTCGCCACCTACTACGAGAACACGCTTGATCCCCATGACCCGGATCAACTCGATGAAGCCCTGGTGCTTCTCATCGCCAAAATGCCGACGATGATTAGCTACATCCAAAAGAGGGCCGCTGGTCTCCCCCTTCTTTACCCCGACTCGCAGCGCGGATACACCGAAGATTTCATCCGAATGACTTTCGGCATGCCCTATCAGTCTTATGACATCGACCCGTCTTTGGTTCGCGCCCTCGACATGCTTCTGATTCTTCATGCGGACCACGAGCAGAACTGTTCGACCTCGACTGTTCGTCTGGTCGGATCCTCGGATGCGAACCTGTATGCGTCGGTCGCCTCAGGTGTTGGCGCGCTTTCTGGTCCACTCCATGGCGGGGCGAACGAGGCAGTATTGAAGATGCTGAACCAGATCGCCCAGTCCGGCGCGTCGGTGCAGGATTACGTGGACAAGGTCAAGAACAAGGAAGAGGGCGTTCGCCTAATGGGCTTCGGTCACCGCGTATATAAGAGCTACGACCCTCGTGCAGCCCTGGTCAAGGAAAGCGCTCACGACGTGCTCTCACGCCTTGGTAAGAGGGACCAAAAGCTCGACATCGCAATGGAACTCGAAGACATTGCGCTACATGATGACTATTTCATCGAACGTAAGCTTTACCCGAACGTCGATTTCTACACAGGCCTCATCTATTCGGCAATGGGCTTCCCGAACAAGATGTTCACTCCACTGTTTGCCTTGGGGCGCCTTCCCGGATGGATCGCGCAGTACCGTGAAATGATCGAAGATCCAAACACCCGTATTGGGCGTCCGCGTCAGGTATACCAGGGTGCAGTCGAGCGCGATTACACGCCGCTCAGGGCACGCTCGCGCCGAGTGGAGTAG
- the fdxA gene encoding ferredoxin, whose amino-acid sequence MTYIIAEPCVDIKDRACVDECPVDCIYEGGRMLYIHPEECVDCGACEPVCPVEAIFYEDDLPEQWADYYQANVDFFEKIGSPGGAAKTGVLDFDHPLVEALPADINAE is encoded by the coding sequence ATGACCTACATAATCGCAGAGCCTTGCGTCGACATTAAGGACCGGGCTTGCGTGGACGAATGCCCGGTGGATTGCATCTACGAGGGCGGACGGATGCTCTATATCCATCCAGAAGAATGCGTGGATTGCGGCGCTTGCGAGCCAGTATGCCCCGTGGAAGCAATCTTCTACGAGGATGACCTCCCGGAGCAATGGGCCGACTACTACCAGGCCAATGTCGATTTCTTTGAGAAGATAGGCTCGCCAGGCGGTGCCGCAAAGACTGGCGTCCTTGATTTCGATCATCCGCTGGTTGAGGCGTTGCCGGCAGACATTAACGCCGAGTAG
- a CDS encoding linear amide C-N hydrolase, which produces MCTRFLVSSGGDPGKGIVSVGRTMDWWEDTATVLALRPRGTKRSSSPSYPGGFDWTSEYGSVVALMYGKLAVDGLNEKGFQVSALYLTEADYGERDPQRPGIELGLVVQCLLDRFQKVTDAVEWLVQSKIQIIPLMIGEKPGTGHLALADATGDSAVVEYLDGKIVVHEGPAYTVMANSPVYSEQLELLSRYEGLGGDQPLPGGVSSTDRFARAAYYSRHLPETNDVELFAAQVFSVARNASAPFGVIDVARPYVSTTRWRTVSDLTNLIYFFEETTRPNVVWIRLKALDFEPGPEQILNLDAESIRDEPSGDVSGLFKVR; this is translated from the coding sequence ATGTGCACCAGATTCTTAGTCTCCTCTGGAGGGGATCCCGGCAAGGGAATCGTGTCCGTTGGTCGAACCATGGATTGGTGGGAAGACACCGCGACCGTACTCGCTTTGAGACCTCGAGGAACGAAGCGCTCCAGTTCACCCAGTTATCCAGGTGGGTTCGACTGGACGTCTGAGTACGGATCGGTTGTCGCCCTCATGTACGGCAAGTTAGCCGTCGATGGCCTAAACGAGAAGGGCTTCCAGGTCAGTGCGTTGTATCTGACCGAGGCCGACTATGGTGAGAGGGATCCGCAGCGTCCCGGGATTGAGCTGGGACTGGTGGTCCAGTGCTTGCTGGATAGGTTCCAGAAAGTCACTGACGCCGTCGAGTGGCTTGTGCAAAGCAAGATTCAGATCATCCCATTGATGATCGGTGAGAAGCCGGGAACCGGACACCTAGCTTTGGCCGATGCCACCGGAGACTCCGCGGTCGTCGAATATCTTGATGGCAAGATCGTCGTTCATGAGGGACCGGCCTACACCGTGATGGCCAACTCCCCCGTCTACAGCGAGCAGCTCGAACTGCTTAGCCGCTATGAGGGACTCGGCGGTGACCAGCCCCTCCCCGGCGGAGTCAGTTCAACTGACCGATTCGCCCGCGCAGCCTACTACTCTCGGCATCTGCCAGAAACCAATGACGTGGAGCTGTTTGCCGCCCAGGTATTCAGCGTTGCCCGCAACGCATCAGCACCATTTGGAGTCATTGATGTGGCTCGCCCGTACGTCTCAACGACCCGCTGGCGCACCGTTTCTGACCTAACTAACTTGATTTACTTCTTTGAGGAGACCACCAGACCGAACGTGGTTTGGATTCGACTTAAGGCACTTGATTTTGAGCCCGGTCCAGAGCAGATCCTGAATCTCGACGCCGAGAGCATCCGAGACGAACCCTCTGGTGACGTCAGCGGACTGTTCAAAGTCCGCTGA
- a CDS encoding AI-2E family transporter, giving the protein MKSENPAPQAGESSDHDALSTSTPDEQKSALERFTANQKRTLAVMTVIVLCFGAYFLREYLELIALAAVLAYLFRPLFLRLKNRLNAGVASVLTLLSALAIVVVPVGGILTMAGIQIKQMVDTVSAWVSKTDMGQLGQRILDTVNQALDRIPYVDIELTPEKIQSAISSFATNMGEFALNLAKSSVGGIAGVVTASIIFLYVFIALLGSGDKIVVLVKDLSPLDPEVTDIYLSKIGSMVKATVGGQFVIAAVQGTLAAISIYIGGIHQGFFMFLIFLTVLSIIPLGAGIVTIPLGIGMALSGNIVGGIFVVLFHVLITSNADNVLRPVLVPRNAYLQPALMLLAVFAGLSMFGFPGIVFGPVTMIFIVTTINLYRVVLKGASWDEFEGTTETTSQKKNLWQRLKEKFGRRKKSNAS; this is encoded by the coding sequence ATGAAAAGTGAGAATCCTGCGCCACAAGCCGGTGAGAGCTCGGACCACGACGCGTTGAGCACGAGCACGCCTGACGAACAGAAGTCTGCACTCGAGCGATTCACTGCGAACCAGAAACGTACGCTCGCGGTAATGACAGTGATCGTACTTTGTTTCGGTGCGTACTTTCTTCGGGAGTATCTGGAGCTAATCGCGCTCGCGGCGGTGCTTGCGTACCTGTTCCGACCCCTCTTCCTACGGCTCAAGAATCGGCTGAATGCAGGGGTCGCTTCCGTTCTTACACTGCTTTCAGCGTTGGCAATTGTCGTCGTTCCCGTGGGCGGCATTCTCACGATGGCAGGTATCCAGATTAAGCAGATGGTTGACACCGTCAGTGCTTGGGTGTCTAAGACTGACATGGGTCAACTCGGTCAGCGCATCTTGGATACGGTCAACCAGGCGCTTGACCGTATCCCTTACGTAGACATTGAGCTAACGCCTGAAAAAATCCAGTCTGCTATCTCGAGTTTCGCCACTAATATGGGGGAATTTGCCCTCAACCTCGCCAAGAGTTCAGTCGGCGGCATCGCCGGTGTTGTCACGGCTTCGATCATTTTTCTCTACGTGTTCATCGCGCTACTTGGAAGCGGCGACAAGATCGTCGTTCTGGTGAAAGATCTGAGTCCCCTGGACCCCGAGGTCACTGACATATACCTCTCAAAAATCGGTTCTATGGTCAAGGCGACGGTGGGAGGTCAGTTCGTCATCGCGGCGGTACAGGGAACTCTCGCGGCGATTTCAATATACATCGGGGGAATTCATCAGGGATTCTTCATGTTCCTGATCTTCTTGACCGTACTCTCAATCATTCCGCTGGGCGCGGGGATCGTAACCATCCCATTAGGCATTGGTATGGCACTCAGTGGAAACATCGTTGGCGGAATATTCGTGGTGCTCTTTCATGTTCTCATTACCTCGAACGCGGATAATGTGTTGCGCCCTGTTCTGGTCCCACGGAACGCCTATCTCCAACCCGCACTTATGTTGTTGGCGGTGTTTGCGGGCCTCTCAATGTTCGGGTTCCCCGGCATTGTCTTCGGGCCGGTGACGATGATCTTCATCGTCACGACGATAAACCTCTATCGGGTGGTGCTGAAGGGCGCTTCATGGGACGAGTTTGAGGGGACCACGGAAACAACGTCCCAGAAGAAGAACCTGTGGCAACGTCTAAAGGAGAAGTTCGGTCGAAGGAAGAAATCTAACGCCTCCTGA